The Verrucomicrobium spinosum DSM 4136 = JCM 18804 genome includes a region encoding these proteins:
- a CDS encoding BlaI/MecI/CopY family transcriptional regulator: MARPIKDRDPSQPEPTEAELLLLRVLWKNGPSSVRQVWEETGSKGSYTTVLKQFQVMHEKGLLTRDDSAKVHIFAAAVPEQKVKRSLLGRLMTQMFEGSAAQLALGALSTRKVSAEERAEIRKLLDELDRKDGND, encoded by the coding sequence ATGGCCAGACCGATCAAAGACCGGGACCCATCCCAACCTGAACCTACCGAGGCTGAACTGCTGCTCCTGCGCGTCCTCTGGAAGAACGGCCCCTCCAGCGTGCGTCAGGTCTGGGAGGAAACCGGCAGCAAAGGCAGCTACACCACGGTGCTGAAGCAGTTTCAGGTCATGCACGAGAAGGGGCTCCTGACCCGCGATGACTCGGCCAAGGTGCACATCTTTGCCGCGGCAGTCCCGGAGCAGAAGGTGAAGAGGTCCCTGCTCGGCCGACTCATGACGCAGATGTTTGAGGGTTCTGCCGCCCAACTGGCACTTGGCGCACTCTCCACACGCAAAGTCTCGGCAGAAGAGCGGGCGGAGATCCGCAAGCTGCTGGACGAACTGGATCGCAAAGACGGCAACGATTGA
- a CDS encoding polysaccharide pyruvyl transferase family protein — translation MNRRTLLRNTLVTALAAALPAYAETGRLPRILLRNGWQSINIGDIAHQLGILELLQKHGIKAEIRFWASNLENGADALVLKQFPDVIILKGQADIDKAFQECDFLLHGSGSGFVAQKHVAEWRKKTGKPYGVYGISYFTPNQEGIETLTHANFVYFRESVSLKVAQDAGVKCPIMAFGPDAAFGIVKLRNDEAANAFLKANNLEEGKFLCCIPRYRWTPFWTVKKGREFDAVKNARNQEMKEHDHAQLREAIIRITRETDCKVLVCCEDQTQISLGKEILVDPLPDDVKEKVVWRDKYWLTDEALSVYTKSLGLFGNEMHSPIMCIANGIPAVVCRWQEQTTKGYMWRDIGLNDWLFTLDNEDEMPKIAPTILAIAKDPDAAKAKAAQAREVVLKLQKEHMGVLADSLSKATAKA, via the coding sequence ATGAACCGCCGCACGCTTCTTCGGAACACCCTTGTCACCGCCCTGGCTGCCGCTCTGCCCGCCTACGCGGAGACCGGCCGACTGCCCCGTATCCTCCTGCGCAACGGGTGGCAAAGCATCAACATTGGAGATATCGCCCACCAACTGGGCATTCTGGAGCTGCTCCAGAAACACGGCATCAAGGCGGAGATCCGCTTTTGGGCCAGCAACCTGGAAAACGGGGCGGATGCACTGGTCCTGAAACAATTCCCGGACGTCATCATCCTCAAAGGACAGGCCGATATCGACAAGGCGTTCCAGGAATGTGACTTCCTCCTGCATGGATCTGGTTCCGGCTTTGTGGCCCAAAAGCATGTGGCAGAGTGGCGCAAGAAGACGGGCAAACCCTATGGTGTGTACGGCATCTCGTACTTCACCCCCAACCAGGAAGGCATCGAGACCCTCACGCATGCGAACTTCGTTTATTTCCGTGAATCCGTGTCCCTCAAGGTCGCCCAGGATGCCGGGGTGAAATGCCCCATCATGGCCTTTGGTCCGGATGCCGCCTTTGGCATCGTAAAGCTGCGCAATGATGAAGCCGCCAACGCTTTCCTCAAGGCCAACAACCTGGAAGAAGGCAAGTTCCTGTGCTGTATTCCCCGGTATCGCTGGACCCCCTTCTGGACGGTGAAAAAGGGGCGCGAGTTCGATGCGGTGAAGAATGCCCGCAACCAGGAGATGAAGGAGCATGACCACGCCCAGTTGCGGGAGGCGATCATTCGCATCACCCGGGAGACCGATTGCAAGGTGCTGGTGTGCTGCGAAGACCAGACCCAGATCTCTCTGGGCAAAGAGATCCTGGTGGATCCCCTGCCAGATGATGTGAAGGAGAAGGTGGTGTGGCGCGACAAGTACTGGCTCACCGATGAAGCCCTGAGCGTGTACACCAAGTCACTCGGCCTCTTTGGCAATGAGATGCACAGCCCCATCATGTGCATCGCCAATGGCATCCCTGCCGTGGTCTGCCGCTGGCAGGAACAGACCACGAAGGGCTACATGTGGCGGGATATCGGCCTGAATGACTGGCTCTTCACACTGGACAACGAAGATGAGATGCCCAAGATCGCACCCACGATATTGGCGATCGCCAAGGATCCTGACGCAGCCAAAGCCAAGGCCGCCCAGGCACGAGAAGTGGTGCTCAAGCTGCAGAAGGAACACATGGGTGTGCTGGCCGACTCCTTGAGCAAGGCCACCGCCAAGGCGTAA
- the urtA gene encoding urea ABC transporter substrate-binding protein has product MNRRYFQAIIAAALATTIATPAMAAETVKVGVLHSLSGTMAISETSLRDVLLFTFDEINAKGGVLGKKIEPVVVDGASNWPLFAEKAKQLLEVDKVAVTFGCWTSVSRKSVLPVFEEKKGLLFYPVQYEGEEMSPNIFYTAEAVNQQATPAVDYMLEQGKKKFYLLGSDYVYPQTTNLVLLEYLLSKGVPLENIGGGFTKDASGKIISAGKYTPFGHTDYQQIVAEIKQFAAGGSACIINTLNGDTNVPFFKEYAAAGLTAETCPVVSFSVSEDEFRGLPAKQLVGQLGCWTYFQSIKSKTNAKFVKDFKAWLAKSDIPGIVKEGRVTCSPMVLSYDGVYLWKAAVEKAGSFDVDKVNAELEKGISFEGPGGKVTTQKNRHLTKNVYIGETKADGQFKILKSYEGVVGEPFLKGTFKPKE; this is encoded by the coding sequence ATGAACAGAAGGTACTTTCAGGCAATCATCGCCGCTGCGCTGGCCACCACCATCGCCACACCCGCCATGGCGGCAGAGACCGTCAAAGTGGGCGTGTTGCACTCTCTGAGCGGCACCATGGCCATCAGCGAGACCTCCCTCCGCGATGTCCTCCTCTTCACGTTTGACGAAATCAACGCCAAGGGTGGCGTGCTCGGCAAGAAGATCGAACCCGTCGTCGTGGACGGTGCTTCCAACTGGCCCCTCTTTGCTGAGAAGGCCAAGCAGCTCCTCGAAGTGGACAAAGTCGCCGTCACCTTCGGCTGCTGGACCTCCGTGAGCCGCAAGTCCGTGCTCCCCGTGTTCGAAGAGAAGAAGGGCCTCCTCTTCTACCCCGTGCAGTATGAGGGTGAAGAAATGTCCCCCAACATTTTCTACACCGCTGAGGCGGTGAACCAGCAGGCAACCCCGGCAGTGGACTACATGCTGGAGCAGGGTAAGAAGAAATTCTATCTCCTGGGTTCTGACTATGTCTATCCCCAGACCACGAACCTCGTGCTCCTGGAGTATCTCTTGAGCAAGGGCGTGCCGCTTGAAAACATCGGCGGCGGCTTCACGAAGGACGCTTCCGGCAAGATCATCTCCGCTGGCAAGTACACCCCCTTCGGTCATACCGATTACCAGCAAATCGTGGCTGAGATCAAGCAGTTCGCCGCCGGTGGCAGCGCTTGCATCATCAACACCCTGAACGGCGATACCAACGTGCCCTTCTTCAAGGAGTACGCTGCTGCTGGCCTCACGGCAGAAACCTGCCCGGTGGTGAGCTTCTCCGTGTCGGAAGATGAGTTCCGCGGCCTCCCTGCCAAGCAGCTCGTCGGCCAGCTCGGCTGCTGGACTTACTTCCAGTCCATCAAGTCCAAGACCAACGCCAAGTTCGTCAAGGACTTCAAGGCCTGGCTTGCCAAGTCTGACATCCCCGGCATCGTTAAAGAAGGCCGCGTGACCTGCTCCCCCATGGTACTCAGCTATGATGGCGTGTACCTCTGGAAAGCCGCTGTGGAAAAGGCTGGCTCCTTCGACGTGGACAAAGTGAACGCTGAACTTGAGAAGGGCATCTCCTTCGAAGGCCCTGGCGGCAAAGTCACCACCCAGAAAAACCGCCACCTGACCAAGAACGTGTACATCGGCGAAACCAAGGCCGACGGACAGTTCAAGATCCTCAAGTCTTATGAAGGCGTGGTCGGCGAGCCCTTCCTCAAAGGCACCTTCAAGCCCAAGGAATAG
- a CDS encoding glycerophosphodiester phosphodiesterase produces the protein MEPLIIAHRGASADAPENTLAAFRLAWEQRADAVEMDLRLTRDHQVAVIHDADLRRVAGDSHKVAAMDAVDLVQIQTGQGAGIGRATMVPLLAQVLREVPQGRRVFLELKAGAGLVEAVRKVLEDSSLAPEQVVIIGFDHALVQQAREAMPVVETAWVVDYPSIWNLTHLIKLAASHRISGLDLRVDWPLTGADVARAHEAGLKLYIWTVDDPARARELAAMGVDGLTTNIPQRLRRAVFPPPR, from the coding sequence ATGGAACCGCTGATCATTGCCCACCGCGGGGCTTCAGCTGATGCTCCAGAAAACACCCTGGCGGCTTTTCGTCTGGCGTGGGAGCAGCGTGCGGATGCTGTGGAGATGGATTTGCGCCTGACTCGCGACCATCAAGTTGCCGTGATACATGATGCGGACCTCCGTCGGGTGGCGGGCGATTCGCACAAGGTGGCTGCAATGGATGCCGTAGATCTGGTGCAGATTCAGACGGGGCAGGGGGCGGGCATTGGCAGAGCCACGATGGTGCCGCTGCTGGCCCAAGTCTTGAGGGAGGTTCCCCAGGGGCGGAGGGTCTTTCTGGAACTGAAAGCGGGGGCTGGCTTGGTGGAAGCTGTGCGAAAGGTTCTGGAGGACAGCTCTCTGGCCCCGGAGCAGGTGGTGATCATTGGGTTCGACCATGCCCTGGTGCAGCAGGCGCGGGAGGCGATGCCCGTGGTGGAGACTGCGTGGGTGGTGGACTACCCCTCGATCTGGAATTTGACCCACCTCATCAAGCTAGCCGCAAGTCATCGAATCAGTGGGCTCGATCTGCGGGTGGACTGGCCATTGACCGGGGCGGACGTGGCCCGCGCTCACGAGGCAGGGCTCAAGCTTTATATCTGGACGGTGGATGACCCGGCGCGGGCCAGAGAGTTGGCGGCGATGGGGGTGGACGGTTTGACGACGAATATCCCGCAAAGGCTGCGTCGGGCTGTCTTTCCTCCACCGCGGTGA
- a CDS encoding metal ABC transporter substrate-binding protein, whose amino-acid sequence MKPLSLLSTVFVGALLASCTPEQKAPDSSKSSEMTPPASTHGRIVVYVANYPLAYFAERIGGPEVEVKFPAPPDVDPAFWEPSESEVEAFQSADIILLNGASYSHWLDTVTLPDSKTVNTSASFSDKFIVVKDAVTHSHGGEGEHSHSGTVFTTWIDFDQAIQQADAVREALQTFRPGQVELFALNFDQLKADLLALDMAMKSEGKRLAGQPLVVSHPIYQYWARRYGLNVQSVLWEPDTVPDESQIEAFKKILATHPAKWMVWEGAPAAAAVEKLRDLGVNGVVFDPSANVPEKGTWLDVMKANVQEIKKITP is encoded by the coding sequence ATGAAACCCCTGTCCCTGTTGTCCACTGTCTTTGTCGGCGCTTTGCTGGCATCCTGCACCCCGGAGCAGAAGGCTCCAGACAGTTCCAAATCATCGGAAATGACCCCACCGGCCAGCACGCATGGTCGCATCGTGGTGTATGTCGCCAACTATCCCCTGGCTTACTTCGCAGAACGCATCGGCGGTCCGGAGGTGGAGGTGAAGTTTCCTGCCCCTCCCGATGTGGACCCCGCCTTCTGGGAGCCCAGCGAGTCAGAAGTGGAGGCCTTCCAGTCGGCCGATATCATCCTGCTCAACGGAGCAAGTTACTCGCACTGGCTGGATACGGTGACCCTCCCTGACTCCAAGACGGTGAACACATCCGCCTCCTTTTCCGACAAGTTTATCGTCGTGAAGGATGCCGTCACCCACAGCCATGGAGGTGAGGGGGAGCATTCCCACAGCGGGACGGTCTTCACGACCTGGATCGACTTCGACCAGGCCATCCAGCAGGCTGATGCCGTCCGCGAGGCGTTGCAAACTTTTCGCCCCGGTCAGGTGGAACTCTTTGCCTTGAACTTTGACCAGCTGAAGGCGGATCTTCTGGCCCTGGACATGGCGATGAAGAGCGAGGGTAAACGGCTTGCCGGGCAGCCGCTCGTGGTGTCCCATCCGATTTACCAGTACTGGGCGCGGCGGTACGGGCTGAATGTCCAGTCTGTGCTATGGGAGCCGGACACTGTCCCTGATGAATCTCAGATCGAGGCGTTCAAGAAAATCCTCGCCACCCATCCGGCGAAGTGGATGGTATGGGAGGGCGCTCCCGCGGCTGCAGCGGTGGAGAAACTAAGGGATCTAGGAGTTAACGGTGTGGTCTTTGACCCCTCGGCCAACGTGCCGGAGAAGGGCACGTGGCTGGATGTCATGAAGGCGAACGTTCAGGAGATCAAGAAGATCACTCCCTGA
- a CDS encoding DUF1287 domain-containing protein, producing the protein MKTRLALPSPILIPALARLIFSCGLAVAAPAPEGTPALSEPKSALADQGLTPQSRAQLPANSGSFGIKLAHAALDRTRHDVRYEPAYVKLAYPGGDVDPATGVCTDEIIRACRALGLDLQKLVHEDMKANFSKYPKNWGLSRPDRNIDHRRVPNLQTFLKRQGAELPVTSNAEDYHPGDIVTCTVPPHLPHIMMVVPAPDGGSRPWVVHNIGRGPQLEDNLFTYPLTGHYRWRPARSTGGQ; encoded by the coding sequence ATGAAAACACGCCTCGCACTCCCCTCTCCCATCCTTATCCCTGCCCTGGCCAGACTGATTTTTTCCTGTGGCCTCGCCGTCGCAGCCCCCGCGCCAGAGGGCACCCCCGCGCTCTCAGAGCCCAAGTCTGCCCTTGCGGACCAGGGCCTCACCCCCCAGTCCCGGGCACAACTGCCAGCAAATAGCGGCTCCTTTGGCATCAAGCTCGCCCACGCCGCCCTGGACCGCACCCGCCATGACGTGCGCTATGAGCCCGCCTATGTGAAGCTGGCCTACCCGGGGGGCGACGTTGATCCCGCCACGGGCGTCTGCACAGATGAAATCATCCGCGCCTGCCGTGCGCTGGGCCTGGACCTCCAAAAACTGGTTCATGAGGATATGAAGGCCAATTTCAGCAAGTACCCCAAAAACTGGGGCCTGAGCCGGCCGGATCGAAATATTGACCATCGACGAGTTCCCAATCTGCAGACATTTCTGAAACGGCAGGGCGCAGAGCTGCCGGTGACCTCAAATGCTGAAGACTACCACCCGGGCGATATCGTCACCTGCACGGTGCCGCCCCATCTCCCCCACATCATGATGGTCGTGCCCGCCCCGGACGGAGGCTCCCGCCCCTGGGTGGTGCACAACATCGGCCGCGGCCCGCAGCTCGAAGACAATCTGTTCACCTACCCACTCACCGGCCACTACCGCTGGCGCCCGGCGCGGAGCACCGGGGGTCAATGA
- a CDS encoding sulfatase yields the protein MQGRFSRHYFLRGAMLAVGLTLGHALAFSAPKVTVKPAIVPKAQAARAGSPNVLFIIADDLNDWIGWMGGHPQARTPNMDRLARMGMRFMNAHCSYALCNPSRTSMLTGIQPWNSGVAGNEQDWRNAEPLQGKPTLPEYFRQQGYTTAAGGKVFHASHGGPEGRLTGWHGGRRGFEQDSAWDVRFPGNGVQIPDLPVHTGQNFNGLDIWHWDWGTVDVKPEATDDGQVVNWAAQYLQRKQPRPFFLTVGLYRPHAPWYVPRQYFAERPLSEVRLPEVKEDDLADVPAAAKAYLNGGLHRKMLDRQLWGSAVRAYLASISFCDAMVGRVLDALESSPNKTNTVIVFTSDHGLYLGEKQRWHKGGLWERVTHVPLVVVAPGVTQPDTQSSQAVSLVDLYPTLCELTGLPKPQSLDGISLVPLLRDPNASRTTPAVTAMGEGDKASYAVRTDRWRYIRYANGSEELYDHQSDPHEWTNLAGRTNLAAVQKDLAAQIPQKWVSAFRTVDQMKVDSSPDGMVSYFFQSGDRLGADASPDILERAFDIEVIFDYNPATNGDSTLLSQGDARLGFALHLVDGHPALTVNYDGLRSTLKSEEQLAPGQIRVRCLVSLDGSMSLAATGLTKEVRGYAPFEGGFPRLPTEGLSAGASFGPLPAGLFPNSAPFDGPFRLLRMTILPGVTEDRRAARAVPVE from the coding sequence ATGCAAGGCAGGTTCTCCAGGCATTATTTTCTGCGCGGCGCGATGTTGGCGGTCGGTTTGACGCTGGGGCATGCCCTCGCGTTCAGCGCTCCCAAAGTGACCGTGAAGCCGGCTATCGTGCCCAAGGCACAAGCGGCCCGCGCTGGCTCCCCCAATGTGCTCTTCATCATTGCAGACGACCTCAATGACTGGATCGGCTGGATGGGGGGGCATCCTCAGGCGCGGACGCCGAACATGGACCGCCTGGCCCGTATGGGCATGCGCTTCATGAACGCGCACTGTAGCTATGCCCTGTGCAATCCCTCCCGCACCTCCATGCTGACCGGCATCCAGCCCTGGAACAGCGGGGTGGCAGGGAACGAGCAGGACTGGCGCAATGCAGAGCCCTTGCAGGGCAAGCCGACGCTGCCCGAGTACTTCCGCCAGCAGGGCTACACCACGGCAGCCGGCGGGAAGGTGTTTCACGCCAGCCATGGCGGGCCCGAGGGCCGCCTTACGGGCTGGCATGGCGGGCGTCGGGGTTTTGAGCAGGACTCAGCCTGGGATGTGCGCTTCCCGGGGAACGGAGTGCAGATCCCTGATCTGCCCGTTCATACGGGGCAGAACTTTAATGGGCTGGATATTTGGCACTGGGACTGGGGGACTGTCGATGTGAAGCCTGAGGCCACCGATGACGGGCAGGTGGTGAACTGGGCCGCCCAGTATCTCCAGCGCAAGCAGCCCCGGCCGTTCTTCCTCACGGTTGGCCTGTACCGGCCCCATGCCCCTTGGTATGTGCCCCGCCAGTACTTTGCCGAGCGTCCACTCTCCGAGGTACGTCTGCCTGAGGTGAAGGAGGACGACCTGGCTGATGTGCCCGCCGCTGCCAAGGCCTACCTTAATGGAGGGCTGCATCGTAAGATGCTGGACCGGCAGCTCTGGGGCTCAGCCGTGCGTGCCTATCTTGCCAGCATCTCCTTCTGTGATGCCATGGTAGGCAGGGTGCTGGACGCTCTGGAGAGCAGTCCCAACAAGACGAACACGGTGATCGTTTTCACAAGTGATCATGGGCTGTATCTGGGTGAAAAACAGCGCTGGCACAAGGGCGGGCTCTGGGAGCGCGTCACTCATGTACCTCTGGTGGTGGTTGCCCCAGGCGTGACCCAGCCTGACACGCAGAGCAGCCAGGCGGTGAGCCTCGTGGATCTTTACCCCACGCTGTGCGAGCTGACGGGCCTGCCCAAGCCTCAATCTCTGGACGGCATCTCTCTGGTGCCGCTGCTGCGTGATCCCAATGCCTCCCGCACCACTCCTGCTGTCACCGCCATGGGTGAGGGGGACAAGGCCAGTTACGCGGTCCGGACGGATCGCTGGCGCTACATCCGCTACGCCAACGGGAGCGAGGAACTCTACGATCACCAGTCAGACCCGCATGAGTGGACGAATCTTGCAGGGCGGACGAATCTGGCTGCAGTGCAAAAGGATCTGGCAGCCCAGATTCCCCAGAAGTGGGTCTCCGCATTCAGGACAGTGGATCAGATGAAGGTGGATTCCTCGCCTGATGGGATGGTGAGCTACTTCTTCCAATCCGGGGACCGACTCGGCGCGGACGCCTCTCCGGACATTCTGGAGAGGGCCTTCGATATCGAGGTGATCTTTGACTACAACCCCGCTACAAACGGGGACAGTACTCTCCTCAGTCAAGGGGATGCCCGCCTGGGATTCGCTCTGCACCTAGTGGACGGTCACCCGGCGCTCACGGTGAATTACGATGGCCTGCGATCCACACTCAAGTCCGAGGAACAGCTCGCTCCCGGCCAGATTCGCGTGCGCTGCCTGGTCTCGCTGGACGGCTCCATGTCCCTCGCTGCCACCGGCCTGACCAAGGAAGTGCGCGGCTACGCTCCTTTTGAAGGCGGCTTTCCCCGTCTCCCCACTGAGGGGCTCTCCGCCGGAGCCAGCTTCGGCCCGTTGCCTGCGGGACTTTTCCCCAACAGCGCCCCCTTCGACGGCCCGTTCCGTCTTCTCCGCATGACCATCCTCCCCGGCGTCACCGAAGATCGCCGCGCCGCCCGCGCCGTGCCAGTGGAGTGA
- the queD gene encoding 6-carboxytetrahydropterin synthase QueD, with product MICRLVKDYRFEAAQTLPSLPGDHKCKRMHGHSFKIEIAVEGEVDPKIGWVYDHAQISKAMNPLMDLLDHSYLNEIEGLENPTIENMAAWFWVRLSPQLPGLCEIVIHETPTARCVFRGQF from the coding sequence ATGATTTGCCGCCTCGTTAAGGACTATCGTTTTGAAGCCGCCCAGACCCTGCCTTCCCTGCCCGGAGATCACAAGTGCAAGCGCATGCATGGGCACAGCTTCAAGATCGAGATTGCCGTCGAGGGCGAGGTGGACCCGAAGATCGGCTGGGTCTATGACCACGCCCAGATCAGCAAGGCGATGAATCCGCTGATGGATCTTCTAGATCACTCTTACCTGAACGAGATCGAGGGGCTGGAGAATCCCACCATTGAGAACATGGCCGCCTGGTTCTGGGTGCGTTTGAGCCCGCAACTGCCTGGCCTGTGCGAAATCGTGATCCACGAGACGCCCACGGCGCGGTGCGTATTCCGCGGGCAGTTTTAG
- a CDS encoding alpha/beta hydrolase, protein MKTRTAIILLIALVLAPVLLLAGLLYASKQRVPPPDTVHFQEGVVYGKGGDQELKLDLARPKIAPSGRLPAMVMIHGGGWTAGDRSDFHGLQFHLAQAGVVCVTVQYRLAPKSKFPAQVEDVKCAVRWLRAHADEYGVDPERIAALGASAGAHLAMMLAVTSDQSQLEGIGGSAGFSSKVVAAVGLAGPYDLTLAYANSSRQRAQEGQAVRGMLEGFLGGTPAQVAEAYQAASPVSYVRKEVAPLFLCHGEQDPLVPVEQADVMVAKLREAGAEVEYVKIPDGSHDSFGKDQEKHLLKMVAFLRRNLKM, encoded by the coding sequence GTGAAGACCCGTACAGCCATCATCCTGCTCATTGCTCTGGTGCTTGCACCGGTGCTGTTGCTGGCGGGGTTGCTCTACGCGTCGAAACAGCGGGTGCCGCCTCCCGACACTGTTCATTTTCAGGAGGGTGTCGTTTATGGCAAAGGAGGGGATCAGGAGTTGAAGTTGGATTTGGCCCGGCCCAAAATCGCTCCATCTGGCAGGCTCCCCGCGATGGTGATGATTCACGGGGGTGGATGGACCGCAGGAGACCGAAGCGATTTTCACGGGTTGCAGTTTCATCTCGCTCAGGCAGGTGTGGTGTGTGTGACGGTGCAATACCGACTGGCTCCGAAGAGCAAATTTCCAGCCCAGGTGGAAGACGTGAAGTGCGCCGTGAGATGGCTCCGGGCTCACGCAGATGAGTACGGGGTCGATCCGGAGCGGATCGCCGCCTTGGGAGCCTCCGCAGGGGCTCATCTGGCCATGATGCTGGCCGTCACCTCGGATCAGTCGCAACTGGAAGGCATCGGGGGGAGTGCGGGGTTCTCGTCCAAGGTCGTGGCCGCCGTAGGGTTGGCGGGCCCTTACGACCTCACCCTGGCGTATGCCAATAGTTCCCGTCAACGGGCTCAGGAAGGGCAGGCGGTGCGGGGAATGCTGGAAGGCTTTCTAGGCGGCACTCCAGCTCAAGTGGCGGAGGCTTACCAAGCTGCCAGCCCGGTGAGTTATGTGCGGAAGGAGGTTGCTCCGTTGTTTCTCTGTCACGGCGAGCAGGATCCCCTGGTACCGGTGGAGCAGGCGGATGTGATGGTGGCGAAACTCCGCGAGGCGGGGGCTGAAGTGGAGTATGTGAAGATCCCGGATGGTTCGCACGACAGTTTCGGCAAGGACCAGGAGAAGCACCTGTTGAAGATGGTGGCTTTTTTGCGGCGGAATTTGAAGATGTAG
- a CDS encoding low temperature requirement protein A → MGKFRVPGSLLRVRDGHGARVSFVELFFDLIYVFAVTQLSHHLLHDLSLFGALETLVLMFGVWLAWQYSCWITNWFDPETKPVRLMLFGIMLAGLVMAAAIPHAFKNGGLAFAISYVLIQVGRTLFCLAHLKKGHDLTPNFQRMLGWLLISAVFWLSGAFVIGGARLALWAVAVCCEYFSPMFGFWLPKLGRSRTSEWTVEGGHIAERCQLFVIVALGECLLITGATLSTANHFDSSLVIAFLAAFIGSLAMWWIYFDTSSKDGSEAIVHSSDPGRIAAYYHYTHVTMVAGIILNAVASELVVAHPHGRTNLSAALVLGLATVFYLGGNALYKSVVYGRVPRSHVVAVLVQLALIPVFMKWHLATAGAVATGLLLVVAVWEGLCVKRVVGDAVKIRN, encoded by the coding sequence TTGGGAAAGTTTCGAGTTCCCGGCAGCCTCTTGCGAGTGCGGGACGGGCATGGGGCGCGGGTTTCGTTCGTCGAGCTCTTCTTCGACCTCATCTACGTCTTTGCGGTCACCCAGCTCTCCCACCATCTGCTCCACGATCTGTCGCTGTTTGGAGCGCTGGAGACGCTGGTGCTGATGTTCGGAGTATGGCTGGCCTGGCAGTACTCCTGCTGGATCACCAACTGGTTTGACCCTGAAACCAAGCCGGTCCGGCTCATGCTCTTTGGCATCATGCTGGCGGGTCTGGTGATGGCGGCCGCCATCCCACATGCCTTCAAAAACGGTGGGCTGGCCTTTGCCATCAGTTATGTGCTCATCCAGGTGGGGCGCACCCTCTTCTGTCTGGCGCATCTGAAGAAGGGCCATGATTTGACGCCCAACTTTCAGCGCATGCTGGGCTGGCTGCTGATCTCGGCCGTGTTCTGGTTGAGTGGCGCCTTTGTAATTGGCGGTGCCCGTCTCGCTTTGTGGGCGGTTGCGGTCTGCTGTGAGTACTTCTCGCCCATGTTTGGCTTCTGGTTGCCCAAGCTGGGCCGATCACGCACTTCTGAATGGACGGTGGAAGGCGGTCACATCGCCGAACGGTGTCAGTTGTTTGTCATTGTGGCGCTGGGCGAATGTCTCCTTATTACCGGGGCCACGCTGAGCACGGCGAATCACTTTGATTCATCTTTGGTGATCGCCTTCCTGGCGGCCTTCATAGGCAGTCTGGCCATGTGGTGGATTTACTTTGACACCAGTAGCAAGGATGGCTCCGAGGCGATCGTGCACTCCAGTGATCCGGGGCGCATCGCGGCGTACTATCACTACACGCACGTCACCATGGTGGCGGGCATCATCCTCAATGCGGTGGCCAGTGAATTGGTCGTGGCGCATCCCCATGGGCGCACCAACTTGTCTGCGGCGCTGGTGCTGGGATTGGCCACTGTCTTCTACCTGGGAGGCAATGCGCTTTACAAGAGCGTGGTGTATGGCCGGGTGCCGCGGTCTCACGTGGTAGCGGTACTGGTGCAGCTGGCACTGATTCCCGTGTTTATGAAGTGGCATCTGGCCACGGCCGGCGCGGTGGCGACGGGGTTATTGTTGGTGGTCGCGGTGTGGGAGGGATTGTGCGTGAAGCGGGTGGTGGGGGATGCGGTGAAAATTAGGAATTAG